Proteins encoded by one window of Microcoleus sp. FACHB-68:
- a CDS encoding aminotransferase class I/II-fold pyridoxal phosphate-dependent enzyme, with protein MPKDSQATTPLLDALQKCAGKPDAPFYAPGHKRGQGTPQRLADFLGLPVFQADLPELPELDNLFAPEGAIAEAQQLAAAAFGAAQTWFLVNGSTAGIIASILATCGAGDKIILPRNAHRSAISGLILSGAIPIFVNPEYDPAWDLAHSITPAAVADALAAHPDAKAVMMLYPTYQGVCGDLPAIAELAHRHNIPLLVDEAHGPHFAFHPDLPSSALSAGADLTVQSIHKVLAAMTQASMLHVQGNRINRHRLAQALQLVQSTSPSYLLLASLDAARQQMATEGKQLLTQTLQLAQEARARIAQISGLSVLEAPAPTQAGFVALDATRLTVSVAGLGITGYQADEILHQQLGVTAELPSLRQLTFIISLGNTAADIERLVQAFTTLPDYAAENKATLSPTPPPQHSALSTQHSALSPRDAFFAATETLPVEQTCTRISAESVCPYPPGIPVLIAGETITATALDYLQQVQRNGGTITGCSDPNLKTLKVVRE; from the coding sequence ATGCCAAAAGACTCTCAAGCCACTACGCCGCTTTTAGACGCCCTGCAAAAGTGTGCCGGCAAGCCTGACGCTCCCTTCTACGCACCGGGACACAAACGGGGACAGGGAACACCCCAGCGACTAGCAGACTTTCTGGGGTTGCCGGTGTTTCAAGCGGATTTGCCGGAACTGCCAGAACTCGATAATTTATTTGCCCCAGAAGGCGCAATCGCAGAAGCACAGCAACTCGCGGCAGCGGCTTTTGGTGCTGCACAAACTTGGTTTCTTGTCAATGGTTCGACCGCCGGCATTATTGCATCTATCTTGGCGACTTGTGGGGCCGGCGACAAAATTATTCTGCCTCGAAACGCCCACCGCTCTGCCATTTCAGGACTGATCCTCTCTGGCGCGATCCCCATCTTTGTTAATCCTGAATATGACCCGGCTTGGGATCTCGCCCACAGCATCACACCGGCAGCCGTTGCAGACGCCTTAGCAGCGCATCCAGATGCCAAAGCGGTGATGATGCTTTACCCAACTTATCAAGGCGTTTGTGGTGATTTGCCGGCAATTGCAGAGCTGGCGCACCGGCACAATATCCCCCTTTTGGTAGACGAAGCCCACGGCCCACATTTTGCCTTTCACCCCGACTTGCCAAGCTCTGCACTGTCTGCCGGTGCCGACTTAACCGTGCAATCGATTCACAAAGTTCTGGCAGCCATGACTCAAGCATCCATGCTGCACGTCCAGGGCAACCGCATTAACCGGCACCGGCTGGCTCAAGCCTTGCAATTAGTGCAATCCACCAGCCCTAGCTATTTATTGCTGGCTTCTCTGGATGCAGCGCGGCAACAAATGGCTACAGAAGGCAAGCAACTCTTAACCCAGACATTGCAGCTAGCACAGGAAGCAAGAGCGCGAATTGCCCAAATTTCCGGACTATCGGTTTTAGAAGCACCGGCACCCACTCAAGCCGGTTTTGTCGCTCTCGATGCTACACGCCTGACAGTCAGCGTTGCCGGTTTGGGGATCACCGGCTACCAAGCGGATGAAATTCTCCATCAACAACTAGGTGTCACTGCCGAGTTGCCCAGCCTGCGCCAACTAACCTTTATCATCAGCCTGGGTAACACTGCGGCAGATATCGAACGCCTAGTGCAAGCCTTCACCACCTTGCCCGATTACGCAGCAGAAAATAAAGCCACACTCTCCCCCACTCCTCCACCTCAGCACTCAGCACTCAGCACTCAGCACTCAGCACTCTCTCCTCGTGATGCCTTTTTTGCTGCAACAGAAACGCTGCCGGTGGAGCAAACTTGTACTCGCATCAGCGCTGAGAGTGTCTGTCCCTATCCTCCGGGTATTCCCGTTTTAATAGCCGGTGAAACCATTACCGCAACAGCCCTGGACTACTTGCAACAGGTGCAGCGTAATGGTGGGACAATAACAGGGTGTAGTGACCCTAACCTTAAAACGCTTAAGGTTGTGCGAGAGTAA
- the cbiT gene encoding precorrin-6Y C5,15-methyltransferase subunit CbiT, translating to MLWPYITPGIPDELFERLPGIPLSKREVRLLIISHLRLKPDSVLWDIGAGTGTIPVETGLLCPQGRIIAVERDEEVVSLIQRNCERFGVRNVDIIEGSAPECLKSLPQKPHRVCIEGGRPIKPILQEVWRYLLPQGRVVVTAANLESLYAISESFSELQVRNIEIVQSAVNRLETRGTHQVFAAVNPIFILSGEKLD from the coding sequence ATGCTTTGGCCTTATATCACCCCTGGCATTCCGGATGAGCTGTTCGAGCGCTTGCCTGGAATTCCCTTAAGCAAGCGAGAAGTTCGGTTGCTGATCATCTCTCATCTGCGGTTAAAGCCAGATTCTGTGTTGTGGGATATTGGTGCCGGCACCGGCACGATCCCCGTGGAAACCGGCTTACTTTGTCCCCAAGGTCGAATTATCGCTGTCGAACGGGATGAGGAAGTCGTTAGCCTAATCCAGCGTAACTGTGAGCGCTTTGGTGTCCGCAATGTAGACATTATTGAAGGCAGTGCCCCAGAGTGTCTCAAAAGCCTGCCACAAAAACCTCACCGCGTGTGCATTGAGGGAGGACGTCCGATTAAACCGATTTTGCAAGAAGTGTGGCGCTATTTGCTGCCGCAAGGTCGGGTTGTGGTGACAGCAGCCAATCTGGAGAGTTTATATGCCATCTCAGAAAGTTTTTCCGAACTGCAAGTCCGCAATATTGAGATTGTCCAGTCTGCCGTCAACCGGCTGGAGACGCGCGGCACTCATCAGGTGTTTGCTGCTGTCAATCCCATCTTTATCCTTAGTGGGGAAAAATTGGATTGA